In Streptomyces sp. NBC_01717, one DNA window encodes the following:
- a CDS encoding RNA polymerase sigma factor, with amino-acid sequence MEHIEQPARPAQPPGDSGDRAAPDDLRASADPGVRERIRTGDREAFADLYDRYARTVYQHACRLTGDLSAAEDVMSETFLVAWRTRDQVDPEGGPLGPWLLGIATNRARNHRRGVGRRLAFLARQPKPKETEDFAETSAERLDHQRELAAVREVLDRLRQPEREVLALCVWAGLDYTQAAAALDVPVGTVRSRLSRARARLRSLAGERLAEDRLSEGRRETGQEPGAGRGEVGGRAAFVALPNEGGSR; translated from the coding sequence GTGGAGCACATCGAACAGCCGGCACGACCGGCGCAACCACCGGGCGACTCGGGCGACCGGGCCGCCCCGGACGACCTGAGGGCATCGGCAGACCCCGGCGTACGGGAACGGATCCGCACGGGCGACCGGGAGGCCTTCGCGGATCTCTACGACCGTTACGCCAGGACCGTCTACCAGCACGCCTGCCGCCTCACCGGCGACCTCTCGGCCGCCGAGGACGTCATGTCGGAGACCTTCCTCGTCGCCTGGCGCACCCGCGACCAGGTCGATCCGGAGGGCGGTCCGCTGGGCCCCTGGCTCCTCGGTATCGCCACCAACAGGGCGCGCAACCACCGGCGCGGGGTCGGCCGCCGCCTCGCGTTCCTGGCCCGGCAGCCGAAGCCGAAGGAGACCGAGGACTTCGCCGAGACCTCCGCCGAACGCCTGGACCACCAGCGCGAGCTGGCGGCCGTACGCGAGGTGCTCGACCGGCTCCGGCAGCCCGAGCGCGAGGTGCTCGCGCTCTGCGTGTGGGCCGGGCTGGACTACACCCAGGCGGCGGCCGCGCTGGACGTCCCGGTCGGCACCGTACGCTCCCGGCTCTCCCGGGCCCGGGCCCGGCTGCGCTCGCTGGCAGGCGAACGGCTCGCGGAGGACCGGCTTTCGGAGGGGCGGCGGGAAACCGGGCAGGAACCCGGGGCCGGTCGCGGAGAGGTAGGAGGCAGGGCGGCATTCGTCGCCCTGCCCAACGAGGGGGGATCGCGATGA